Proteins encoded within one genomic window of Methanobacterium sp.:
- the pdxT gene encoding pyridoxal 5'-phosphate synthase glutaminase subunit PdxT: MTNIGILNLQGDVLEHFEITKKALEDMDAKADVFKVKTTENLSKCDGIIISGGESTVIGKLMEKTGIKDMLISQNIPVLGTCAGMVLLAKKTDYKQPLLGLIDMEVKRNAFGRQKVSFEDEVEIFGGKFKGVFIRAPYIEKVGENVDILSEYNEKIIAVKSGKFIATAFHPELTGDTKIHKYFIKEVLKCAE, translated from the coding sequence ATGACCAATATCGGAATTTTAAATTTACAGGGAGACGTTTTAGAACATTTTGAAATAACAAAAAAGGCATTAGAAGATATGGACGCTAAAGCTGATGTTTTTAAAGTAAAAACAACTGAAAACCTTTCAAAATGTGACGGGATAATAATTTCAGGTGGCGAAAGTACTGTTATCGGCAAATTAATGGAAAAAACAGGCATTAAAGACATGTTAATAAGTCAAAATATACCTGTACTTGGAACATGCGCAGGAATGGTTCTTCTTGCAAAAAAAACCGATTACAAACAGCCTTTACTTGGATTAATCGATATGGAAGTTAAAAGAAACGCTTTTGGCCGACAAAAAGTCTCATTTGAAGATGAAGTCGAAATTTTTGGTGGGAAATTCAAAGGTGTTTTTATAAGGGCTCCTTACATCGAAAAAGTAGGGGAAAATGTAGATATACTCTCAGAATATAATGAAAAAATTATTGCAGTAAAAAGTGGGAAGTTTATTGCCACAGCTTTTCATCCAGAGCTTACAGGTGATACAAAAATCCACAAATACTTCATAAAGGAGGTATTAAAGTGTGCGGAATAG